From the Desulfovibrio legallii genome, one window contains:
- the lepA gene encoding translation elongation factor 4 — MPKQDHIRNFCIIAHIDHGKSTLADRILELTNVVSQREARQQYLDRMDLERERGITIKAQTVRIPYTAADGRTYELNLIDTPGHVDFNYEVSRSLAACEGALLVVDATQGVEAQTLANVYLALDHDHEIIPVLNKIDLPSSDVERVKAEIEESIGLDCSEALPVSAKTGQGVDQVLEAIVHRLPAPEGNPEAPLKALIFDSWYDSYQGVVILFRVMDGRARVGDTVRLMSTGKEYEVLRLGVFSPEAKDVPQLQAGEVGFLCGSIKALGDAKVGDTITLADNPADAPVPGFKDVKPMVFCGLYPTESEDYENLKAALEKLQLNDAAFTFEPETSQALGFGFRCGFLGLLHMEIIQERLEREFEVGLIATAPSVIYKVETSDGKTLEIDNPSRLPDPTKIRALYEPYVNMDIHVPNEYVGNVMKLCEEKRGFQKNLHYLATNRVVLTYELPFAEIVYDFFDRLKSATKGYASMDYHPLDYRAADLVRLDILLNGEPVDALAVIVHRDRAYTYGRALALKLKRSIPRQLFQVAIQAAIGQKIIARETVSAFRKDVTAKCYGGDITRKRKLLEKQKEGKKRMKRMGNVELPQEAFLAALKVGDE; from the coding sequence ATGCCCAAACAGGACCACATCCGCAATTTTTGCATCATTGCCCACATCGACCATGGTAAATCCACCTTGGCCGACCGCATTCTGGAACTGACCAACGTGGTCAGCCAGCGTGAGGCCCGCCAGCAGTATCTGGACAGGATGGACCTGGAGCGTGAGCGCGGCATCACCATTAAGGCGCAAACCGTGCGCATTCCCTACACTGCCGCCGACGGCCGCACCTACGAGCTTAACCTCATTGATACGCCCGGCCATGTGGACTTCAATTACGAAGTTTCGCGCTCCCTGGCGGCCTGCGAAGGCGCCCTGCTGGTGGTGGACGCCACCCAGGGCGTGGAAGCGCAGACCCTGGCCAACGTTTACCTGGCCCTGGACCACGACCACGAAATCATCCCCGTACTGAACAAAATAGACCTGCCCAGCTCGGATGTGGAGCGCGTCAAGGCCGAAATAGAAGAAAGCATCGGCCTGGACTGCTCCGAGGCCTTGCCTGTTTCGGCCAAGACCGGGCAGGGCGTGGACCAGGTGCTGGAGGCCATTGTCCACCGCCTGCCCGCGCCGGAGGGCAACCCCGAAGCTCCGCTCAAAGCGCTGATTTTTGACTCCTGGTACGACAGTTACCAGGGCGTGGTAATCCTGTTTCGGGTCATGGACGGCCGCGCGCGCGTGGGCGACACGGTGCGCCTTATGAGCACGGGCAAGGAATATGAAGTGCTGCGTCTGGGCGTGTTCTCCCCCGAAGCCAAGGACGTGCCCCAGCTGCAGGCTGGTGAAGTGGGCTTTTTGTGCGGCTCCATCAAGGCCTTGGGCGACGCCAAGGTGGGCGACACCATTACTCTGGCCGACAACCCCGCCGATGCCCCCGTGCCGGGCTTCAAGGACGTAAAGCCCATGGTCTTCTGCGGGCTCTACCCCACCGAGTCTGAAGACTACGAAAACCTTAAGGCCGCGCTGGAAAAGCTGCAGCTTAATGACGCGGCCTTTACCTTTGAACCGGAAACCTCGCAGGCTCTGGGCTTTGGCTTCCGCTGCGGCTTTCTGGGCCTGCTGCACATGGAAATCATTCAGGAGCGCCTGGAGCGGGAGTTCGAAGTCGGTCTCATCGCCACTGCCCCTTCGGTTATCTACAAGGTGGAAACCAGCGACGGCAAAACCCTGGAGATCGACAACCCCAGCCGCCTGCCGGACCCCACCAAAATCCGCGCGCTCTATGAACCCTATGTGAACATGGATATCCATGTGCCCAACGAATACGTGGGCAACGTCATGAAACTGTGCGAAGAAAAGCGCGGCTTCCAAAAAAACCTGCACTATCTGGCCACCAACCGCGTGGTGCTCACCTACGAACTGCCCTTTGCCGAAATCGTCTACGACTTTTTTGACCGGCTCAAGTCCGCCACCAAGGGCTACGCCTCCATGGACTACCACCCGCTGGACTACCGCGCTGCGGACCTGGTGCGCCTGGACATTCTGCTCAATGGCGAACCCGTGGACGCTCTGGCCGTCATCGTGCACCGCGACCGCGCCTATACCTACGGCCGGGCCCTGGCCCTCAAACTTAAGCGCAGCATCCCGCGCCAGCTCTTCCAGGTAGCCATCCAGGCTGCCATCGGCCAAAAGATCATTGCCCGCGAAACCGTCTCGGCCTTCCGCAAGGACGTGACCGCCAAGTGCTACGGCGGCGACATTACCCGCAAGCGTAAGCTGTTGGAAAAACAGAAGGAAGGCAAAAAACGCATGAAGCGCATGGGCAATGTGGAACTGCCGCAGGAGGCTTTTTTGGCCGCGCTCAAAGTGGGCGACGAATAG
- a CDS encoding AtpZ/AtpI family protein encodes MWFKDFLKQQQSGLEAMANTGVIGLHLVSGPAVGFAIGYGLDRWLGTSPWCKLIFLVVGIGAGFLNVYRDTRALLRKIEAQDAARRAALTHAADAEPSGQRTADSPGGKGPHGRNADKAKGLARTQEAAQRATAVPPSAGQAESAPRLTVADANAAAAQAPQDDALPEKTTRRTADAAQGNTADADRGEQSATDVP; translated from the coding sequence ATGTGGTTCAAGGATTTTCTCAAGCAGCAGCAAAGCGGCCTGGAGGCCATGGCCAACACCGGGGTCATCGGTCTGCATCTGGTCAGCGGGCCCGCTGTGGGTTTTGCCATCGGGTACGGGCTTGACCGCTGGCTGGGCACCAGCCCCTGGTGCAAACTGATTTTTCTGGTGGTGGGCATCGGCGCGGGTTTTTTAAACGTTTACCGCGACACGCGCGCCCTGCTGCGCAAGATTGAAGCCCAGGACGCCGCACGCCGGGCCGCCCTGACGCACGCAGCGGACGCGGAGCCTTCCGGGCAGCGCACTGCGGACAGCCCCGGGGGGAAAGGCCCCCACGGGCGCAACGCCGACAAGGCCAAAGGCCTGGCGCGAACGCAGGAAGCGGCACAACGCGCAACAGCCGTGCCGCCGTCGGCAGGACAAGCGGAAAGCGCGCCGCGGCTGACGGTTGCGGATGCGAACGCAGCCGCCGCACAGGCCCCACAGGACGACGCTTTGCCGGAAAAGACGACGCGGCGGACAGCGGACGCGGCACAGGGGAACACGGCGGACGCCGACCGGGGTGAACAGAGTGCGACGGATGTTCCATAG
- the atpE gene encoding ATP synthase F0 subunit C, with translation MRKILMIALNTVVLMGMASMSFAASSLDAAALGYTCLAAALGIGIAAFGCGIGMGLGLKGACEGVARNPDVSGKITGTMILAFAFIESLAIYALVISFILLYANPYA, from the coding sequence ATGCGCAAGATTCTGATGATCGCCCTCAACACCGTGGTCCTGATGGGCATGGCCAGCATGTCCTTCGCCGCCAGCAGCCTTGACGCCGCCGCCCTGGGCTACACCTGCCTGGCCGCCGCCCTCGGCATCGGCATCGCCGCCTTCGGCTGCGGCATCGGCATGGGCCTGGGCCTCAAAGGCGCCTGCGAAGGCGTTGCCCGCAACCCTGACGTGAGCGGCAAAATCACCGGCACCATGATTCTGGCCTTCGCCTTCATTGAATCTCTGGCCATTTACGCCCTGGTTATCAGCTTCATCCTGCTGTACGCCAACCCCTACGCGTAA
- the atpB gene encoding F0F1 ATP synthase subunit A, translated as MAGGLPHPVLLSTFVGLDNVTLGGQVVEFKHVFYSWVCMAILFTLAWIMRRRLTLVPGGLQNFFEALVNSLEEFIIYTMGENGRKYVGLLVGMFIYILSMNLIGLVPGFDSPTANLNTTVCMALFVLIFYNAVGLIRWKGHYIHHFTGPSKFLIPLMFPLEIVSHLSRPISLSLRLFGNLRGEEIVLILFFVMAPILGTLPTYALFLLGELMQAFVFFMLTMFYIKGALEAPEH; from the coding sequence ATGGCAGGTGGTTTGCCGCATCCGGTACTGCTCTCCACGTTTGTGGGTCTGGACAACGTCACCCTCGGCGGGCAGGTGGTGGAATTCAAGCACGTCTTCTATTCCTGGGTCTGTATGGCCATACTGTTTACCCTGGCCTGGATCATGCGCCGTCGCCTGACCCTGGTGCCCGGCGGGCTGCAGAACTTTTTTGAGGCCCTGGTCAACAGTCTTGAGGAATTCATCATCTACACCATGGGCGAAAACGGCCGCAAATATGTAGGCCTGCTCGTGGGCATGTTTATCTACATCCTGTCCATGAACCTCATCGGTCTGGTGCCCGGCTTTGACTCGCCCACGGCCAACCTCAATACCACCGTGTGCATGGCCCTGTTTGTGCTGATATTTTACAACGCCGTGGGCCTCATCCGCTGGAAGGGGCACTACATCCACCACTTTACCGGACCTTCCAAATTCCTCATCCCACTCATGTTTCCGCTGGAAATTGTGTCGCACCTTTCCCGCCCCATCTCGCTTTCCCTCCGTCTTTTCGGCAACCTGCGGGGCGAGGAAATTGTGCTGATTCTCTTCTTCGTCATGGCGCCCATTCTGGGTACCCTGCCCACCTATGCGCTGTTCCTGCTGGGCGAGCTCATGCAGGCCTTTGTGTTCTTTATGCTTACCATGTTCTACATCAAGGGCGCGCTGGAAGCCCCCGAACACTAG
- a CDS encoding class I SAM-dependent RNA methyltransferase produces the protein MSADPILEIHGLSHDGRGVARLDGTVVFVVGGLPGQQVRARVLRRKPRFWEAASTEVLRQTPDAVPPLCPHGDACGGCPLQTLPQARQLAWKRTLVLDALERVGGLPRPELEALLGPVAASPATTRFRNKMELAFGPDAAGLPVLGLRERGGRRVTPVPGCTLLPPEALRMAAAAQNLAQDLARRNGLNAWNAPEQRHQPARRRQSRTFQNRMLLGRDAEQAGGFWRFLTLRRGLAADLRSPRWWALCLTSPGDATARAAVRGLGRELLAAFPHMAAFVHEERGRADALTLGERRVDVLDATGRSRPEAARLHLPLLGRFFTLDVASFFQVNTSAAQILARTALDLLPEGGEELLDLYCGVGAPGLLLAPAFSRLYGVEQDARAVALARENAAGLSVDHCRYAAGDAALLLQERTATADMVLADPPRAGLAPAALAALLRLRPRSILYISCNPATLARDAALLREGYRLARLAAVDLFPHTPHVECLSLWQRL, from the coding sequence ATGAGCGCAGACCCGATTCTGGAAATCCACGGGCTGAGCCACGACGGCCGGGGCGTGGCGCGCCTGGACGGAACCGTGGTTTTTGTTGTGGGCGGCCTGCCGGGACAGCAGGTGCGCGCCAGGGTGCTGCGCCGCAAGCCCCGCTTCTGGGAGGCCGCCTCTACGGAAGTGCTGCGGCAAACCCCGGACGCGGTTCCGCCCCTTTGCCCGCACGGAGATGCCTGCGGCGGCTGCCCCTTGCAGACGCTGCCGCAGGCGCGTCAACTGGCCTGGAAGCGTACCCTGGTTCTGGACGCCCTGGAGCGCGTGGGCGGCCTGCCCCGCCCGGAGCTTGAAGCCCTGCTGGGACCGGTGGCGGCCTCGCCCGCCACAACACGCTTTCGCAACAAAATGGAGCTGGCCTTTGGCCCGGACGCAGCAGGCCTGCCCGTGCTGGGCCTGCGCGAGCGCGGCGGCCGCCGGGTGACGCCCGTGCCGGGCTGTACCCTGCTGCCGCCCGAAGCCCTGCGCATGGCCGCAGCAGCCCAAAACCTAGCCCAAGATCTGGCGCGCCGCAACGGCCTGAACGCCTGGAATGCCCCGGAGCAGCGCCATCAACCCGCACGGCGCAGGCAGAGCCGGACTTTTCAGAACCGGATGCTTCTGGGCAGGGACGCGGAGCAGGCCGGCGGCTTCTGGCGTTTTTTGACCTTGCGGCGCGGCCTGGCGGCGGATCTGCGCAGCCCGCGCTGGTGGGCGCTTTGCCTCACCAGCCCCGGCGACGCCACGGCGCGGGCCGCAGTACGCGGCCTGGGCCGGGAGCTGCTGGCCGCTTTCCCCCACATGGCGGCCTTTGTGCATGAAGAACGCGGCCGAGCGGACGCCCTGACTCTGGGCGAACGGCGGGTGGACGTGCTGGACGCCACGGGCCGGTCCCGGCCGGAGGCCGCCCGGCTCCATCTGCCCCTGCTGGGCCGATTTTTTACTCTGGACGTGGCCTCATTTTTTCAGGTCAATACCAGCGCGGCGCAGATTCTGGCCCGCACGGCCCTGGACCTGCTGCCGGAGGGCGGAGAAGAACTGCTGGACCTTTACTGCGGTGTGGGCGCGCCGGGCCTTTTGCTGGCCCCGGCCTTTTCCCGTTTGTACGGCGTGGAGCAGGATGCGCGCGCTGTGGCCCTGGCGCGGGAAAATGCCGCAGGCCTGAGCGTGGACCACTGCCGGTATGCGGCCGGGGACGCAGCGCTGCTGCTGCAGGAGCGGACGGCAACGGCGGATATGGTCCTGGCGGATCCGCCCCGCGCAGGCCTGGCCCCGGCGGCGCTCGCGGCACTGTTGCGGCTGCGGCCCAGGAGCATCCTTTACATTTCCTGCAATCCCGCGACCCTGGCGCGGGATGCCGCCTTGCTACGCGAAGGCTACCGGCTGGCGCGGCTGGCGGCGGTGGACCTCTTTCCCCACACCCCGCATGTGGAATGCCTGAGCCTGTGGCAAAGGCTGTAG
- the sat gene encoding sulfate adenylyltransferase, with the protein MSKLVAPHGGKGLVCCLLEGKALEDEKKKAAGLKQIEISSRAKGDLIMMGIGGFSPLKGFMNKADWKSVCEKMTLSDGTFWPVPVTLDIAAADAKGLKPGEEVALVRKGEIMATMKVEEVYEMTEADKKWECELVFKGSGPDSEKFWEVAPSDHPGVKMVLAQKEFNLAGPVKVLSQGEYPEKFPGVYMTPAQLRAKMDERGWQKVAALQLRNPMHRSHEYLAKIAVEVCDGVVIHSLVGSLKPGDIPAEVRVKCIDTLVDKYFVKDFVIQAGYPLDMRYAGPREALLHATFRQNYGINNLIVGRDHAGVGDFYGMFEAQEIFRKIPQPAEEGKRLLCHPLNIDWTFYCKKCDGMASMRTCPHGKEDRVILSGTKLRKMLSEGAEVPDHFGREEVLVILREYYSSLTEKVEIKMQRAASGSTM; encoded by the coding sequence ATGTCCAAACTGGTAGCTCCTCATGGCGGCAAGGGCCTGGTCTGTTGCCTTCTGGAAGGCAAGGCCCTGGAAGACGAAAAGAAAAAAGCCGCTGGCTTGAAGCAGATCGAAATTTCTTCTCGCGCCAAGGGCGACCTGATCATGATGGGCATTGGCGGCTTTTCGCCCCTCAAAGGCTTCATGAACAAGGCCGACTGGAAGAGCGTTTGCGAAAAAATGACGCTTTCCGACGGCACCTTCTGGCCCGTTCCGGTGACCCTGGACATCGCCGCCGCTGATGCCAAGGGCCTGAAACCCGGTGAGGAAGTGGCCCTGGTCCGCAAGGGCGAGATTATGGCCACCATGAAGGTCGAGGAAGTCTACGAGATGACCGAGGCCGACAAAAAGTGGGAATGCGAGCTGGTGTTCAAAGGCTCCGGCCCGGACTCCGAAAAGTTTTGGGAAGTGGCCCCCAGCGACCACCCCGGCGTGAAAATGGTGCTGGCCCAGAAGGAATTCAACCTGGCCGGCCCCGTCAAAGTGCTTTCGCAGGGCGAATATCCTGAGAAGTTCCCCGGTGTGTACATGACCCCCGCCCAGCTGCGCGCCAAGATGGACGAACGCGGCTGGCAGAAAGTGGCCGCCCTGCAGCTGCGCAACCCCATGCACCGCTCGCATGAATACCTGGCCAAAATTGCCGTGGAAGTCTGCGACGGCGTGGTCATCCACTCTCTGGTGGGCTCCCTCAAGCCCGGCGACATCCCGGCCGAAGTCCGCGTGAAGTGCATTGACACCTTGGTGGACAAATACTTTGTCAAAGACTTCGTCATCCAGGCCGGTTATCCTCTGGACATGCGCTACGCCGGGCCCCGCGAAGCCCTGCTGCACGCCACCTTCCGCCAGAACTACGGCATCAACAACCTCATCGTGGGCCGCGACCACGCCGGTGTGGGCGACTTCTACGGCATGTTTGAAGCGCAGGAAATCTTCCGCAAGATTCCCCAGCCCGCCGAAGAAGGCAAGCGCCTGCTCTGCCATCCGCTGAACATCGACTGGACCTTCTACTGCAAAAAGTGCGACGGCATGGCCAGCATGCGCACCTGCCCCCACGGCAAGGAAGATCGCGTTATCCTGTCCGGCACCAAGCTGCGCAAGATGCTCTCCGAAGGCGCGGAAGTGCCGGATCACTTCGGCCGTGAAGAAGTGCTCGTTATCCTGCGTGAGTACTATTCCAGCCTCACCGAAAAGGTGGAAATCAAAATGCAGCGCGCCGCTTCCGGCTCGACCATGTAA
- a CDS encoding MFS transporter, giving the protein MFYGWKISLLSMSGNFMLQGTVLYCMNAFMEPLCALNGWTRAELNVGMGLATLVGQIAMPLAAGLCARHSLRRLMTIGAFTGGIATILLGGTTSLPLFTLLFTVAWVSTQICGGVVGNALVSNWFHHFRGRAFGLANAGTSLSGVILPLLSMVLINTFSVGTAYLALGLLTCSLAPLSWLMVRDSPQDMRLHPDGRRHEPYQPKKRQHQDTSFNAMLHTPQAYCMGLAFGLALMVGSSVMSQMKPRFADLGLAPYPAMLLACTAALFAALGKYFWGWICDRLTPLTASRLVMSTCLASMGMGFLPHTLLNLAVFSVVFGACIGGLWTVLPAAVSYYFGSENFLPSYKFVSIFIILRCAGYPIMGYAYDLTGGYAAADVVFMGALGTALLLTLFLREDDAAESLAHYRHAPRKSGQKGNA; this is encoded by the coding sequence GTGTTTTACGGTTGGAAAATCAGCCTGCTTTCCATGAGCGGCAATTTTATGCTGCAGGGCACGGTGCTCTACTGCATGAACGCCTTTATGGAGCCCCTCTGCGCCCTCAACGGCTGGACGCGCGCAGAGCTCAACGTGGGCATGGGGCTGGCCACTCTTGTGGGGCAGATCGCCATGCCCCTGGCCGCCGGGCTCTGCGCCCGCCACTCCCTGCGACGCCTCATGACCATCGGGGCGTTCACCGGGGGCATCGCTACCATCCTGCTGGGCGGCACCACGAGTCTGCCCCTGTTTACCCTGCTCTTTACCGTGGCCTGGGTTTCCACCCAGATCTGCGGCGGCGTGGTGGGCAACGCCCTCGTGAGCAACTGGTTCCACCACTTCCGGGGCCGCGCCTTTGGTCTGGCCAATGCGGGCACCTCCCTTTCCGGCGTCATCCTGCCCTTGCTGAGCATGGTCCTCATCAATACCTTCAGCGTGGGCACGGCCTACCTGGCCCTGGGCCTGCTGACCTGTTCGCTGGCGCCCCTCTCCTGGCTCATGGTGCGCGACTCCCCCCAGGACATGCGCCTGCACCCCGATGGCCGCCGCCACGAACCCTACCAGCCCAAAAAGCGGCAGCACCAGGATACCTCCTTCAACGCCATGCTGCATACGCCCCAGGCCTACTGCATGGGGCTGGCCTTCGGCCTGGCCCTCATGGTGGGGTCTTCGGTCATGAGTCAAATGAAGCCCCGCTTCGCCGACCTGGGTCTGGCCCCCTACCCCGCCATGCTGCTGGCCTGCACTGCCGCCCTGTTTGCCGCTCTGGGCAAATACTTCTGGGGCTGGATCTGCGACAGGCTCACCCCCCTCACGGCCTCGCGTCTGGTCATGTCCACCTGTCTTGCCAGCATGGGCATGGGCTTCCTGCCCCACACCCTGCTCAACCTCGCCGTGTTCAGCGTAGTCTTCGGCGCCTGCATCGGCGGCCTGTGGACAGTGCTGCCCGCTGCGGTTTCCTACTACTTCGGCAGCGAAAACTTTTTGCCGTCCTACAAATTCGTGTCCATCTTCATTATTCTGCGCTGCGCCGGCTACCCCATCATGGGCTACGCCTACGACCTTACCGGCGGATACGCCGCTGCTGACGTGGTCTTTATGGGCGCGCTGGGCACGGCCCTGCTGCTGACCCTGTTTCTACGGGAAGACGACGCGGCGGAAAGCCTGGCCCACTACCGCCACGCCCCGCGCAAATCCGGGCAGAAAGGCAACGCATGA
- the flhB gene encoding flagellar biosynthesis protein FlhB, translated as MFGKQTDPSRTEQATPKRRSKNREEGNVPKSAELGKAVSLTAGVLCLYALIGPMTERIKALYRHFLGHAWEFDPNPENVYSLSLDLMAEVAKLILPVLLPLALCALAAQRLQVGKLWTTKVFKPKLQRFNLIKGLKQMFLSPQTLLRSLKSLLFSLILTLIPGYVLYAEYENFLPMYYATSEGVAAYMLRMAFKLAWYALLPILAIAAFDVWQTRFAYNEGMKMTKDEVKDEQKQAEGDPIIKGQQRKKMMAAMSKRMLQSVPKADVVVTNPTHIAVALRYNTAEAPAPVVLAKGADHLAEKIKEIARENRIPIRENVPLARALYSSVEVGDMIPEDLYKAVAAILASIWKLKPRAAGPGSA; from the coding sequence ATGTTCGGCAAGCAGACGGATCCCAGCAGAACGGAACAAGCCACACCAAAACGGCGCAGCAAAAACCGGGAGGAGGGCAATGTTCCCAAGTCGGCGGAGCTGGGCAAGGCCGTGAGCCTCACGGCAGGGGTGCTCTGCCTGTATGCCCTGATCGGCCCCATGACCGAGCGGATCAAAGCCCTGTACCGGCATTTTCTGGGCCATGCCTGGGAGTTCGACCCCAACCCCGAAAACGTCTACAGCCTTAGTCTGGACCTCATGGCAGAGGTCGCCAAGCTCATTTTGCCCGTGCTGCTGCCCCTGGCCCTCTGCGCTTTGGCGGCACAGCGTCTGCAGGTGGGCAAGCTCTGGACCACCAAGGTCTTCAAGCCCAAACTGCAGCGCTTCAACCTTATCAAGGGGTTGAAGCAGATGTTTCTTTCGCCCCAGACCTTGCTGCGTTCGCTCAAAAGTCTGCTGTTTTCCCTGATTCTTACGCTCATTCCCGGCTATGTGCTCTATGCGGAGTATGAAAATTTTCTGCCCATGTACTACGCCACCAGCGAAGGCGTGGCCGCCTACATGCTGCGCATGGCCTTCAAACTCGCCTGGTATGCGCTGCTGCCCATCCTGGCCATTGCCGCCTTTGACGTCTGGCAGACGCGCTTTGCCTACAACGAAGGCATGAAAATGACTAAGGACGAAGTGAAGGATGAGCAGAAGCAGGCTGAAGGCGACCCCATCATCAAAGGGCAGCAGCGCAAAAAAATGATGGCCGCCATGTCCAAGCGCATGCTCCAGAGCGTGCCCAAGGCCGACGTGGTGGTGACCAACCCCACCCACATTGCCGTGGCCCTGCGCTACAATACCGCCGAGGCTCCGGCCCCGGTGGTGCTGGCCAAGGGGGCGGACCACCTGGCGGAGAAAATCAAGGAAATAGCCCGCGAAAATCGCATCCCCATCAGGGAGAACGTGCCCTTGGCACGAGCTTTGTATAGTTCTGTGGAAGTGGGGGACATGATCCCCGAAGATTTGTACAAGGCCGTGGCCGCAATACTGGCCAGCATCTGGAAGCTCAAGCCCCGCGCGGCCGGCCCCGGTTCGGCCTAG